Proteins encoded together in one Plectropomus leopardus isolate mb chromosome 19, YSFRI_Pleo_2.0, whole genome shotgun sequence window:
- the entpd1 gene encoding ectonucleoside triphosphate diphosphohydrolase 1 isoform X2 produces MSAQREMKEKNHWQTPVTIIITVIGVIAIVALVTVAVLQNRPLPQKYKYGIVLDAGSSHTALYIYEWPAEKDNNTGRVEQTHSCKVKGPGISSYASAPWKAGESLRACMQEAEQWVPGKRHHETPLYLGATAGMRLLNMENSSASDKVFQAVGDALQKSPFSYEGARILSGQEEGAFGWVTVNYLDDRLKQGLETTGALDLGGASTQISFVSDNYDGSESPRNSVTFRLYGNDYNLYTHSFLCYGKDQALRMMLAHQTQAGPAAVLDPCFHPGFTETRNYLDLYDSPCVSDRKPQGAPADFNHTGKGNFSQCQEAVKNVFNFTDCKYSRCSFNGVFQPLLQGPYGAFSAYYFVMNFLNLTDTSVPLESVREKLTSYCATPWSQITQQHKGVKVKYLAEYCFSGTYILTLLTEGYNFTSESYSKIKFIKKIKGSDAGWTLGYMLNLTNMIPAEAPDSPPLPHAGYVSIVTVIALLLFILSILFILSLRSLWPCCSKQIV; encoded by the exons ATGTCTGCACAAAGAG AGATGAAAGAGAAGAACCACTGGCAAACGCCGGtgaccatcatcatcactgtgatTGGCGTCATAGCGATTGTTGCCCTGGTGACCGTAGCAGTTTTGCAGAACAGGCCCCTCCCTCAAAAATACAAG TATGGGATTGTTTTGGACGCCGGCTCCTCCCACACAGCTCTGTATATCTATGAGTGGCCAGCTGAGAAGGATAACAACACTGGAAGAGTTGAACAGACGCATTCCTGCAAAGTCAAAG GTCCAGGTATCTCCAGCTATGCGTCTGCTCCCTGGAAAGCAGGGGAGTCTCTGCGAGCATGCATGCAGGAGGCCGAGCAGTGGGTGCCCGGAAAAAGACATCACGAGACGCCTCTTTATCTGGGGGCTACTGCTGGAATGAGATTGCTGAA TATGGAGAACAGCTCGGCTTCAGACAAGGTCTTTCAGGCTGTGGGGGACGCCTTGCAAAAGTCCCCCTTTTCCTATGAGGGAGCAAGAATACTCAGCGGCCAGGAGGAGGGCGCTTTCGGCTGGGTCACCGTCAACTACTTGGATGACCGCCTCAAACAG GGCCTGGAAACCACAGGCGCCCTTGACCTTGGTGGGGCCTCCACTCAGATTAGCTTTGTTTCCGATAATTATGACGGTTCAGAGTCGCCAAGAAACTCGGTGACCTTCCGACTCTATGGAAATGACTATAACCTGTACACCCATAGCTTTTTATGTTACGGGAAAGACCAAGCCCTTCGAATGATGCTGGCACACCAGACTCAG GCAGGTCCAGCAGCAGTACTAGATCCCTGTTTCCACCCTGGTTTCACTGAGACAAGGAACTACTTAGACCTTTATGACAGCCCCTGCGTGTCAGACAGGAAACCCCAAGGAGCTCCTGCTGACTTCAATCACACAGGGAAAGGAAACTTCTCACAATGCCAGGAAGCCGTCAAAAATGTCTTCAACTTTACTGACTGCAAATACAGCCGGTGCTCTTTCAATGGGGTCTTCCAGCCACTTCTGCAGGGACCATATGGG GCATTCTCTGCTTACTACTTTGTGATGAACTTCCTAAACCTGACCGACACATCCGTCCCTCTGGAATCTGTCAGAGAAAAGCTAACAAGCTACTGCGCTACCCCTTGGAGTCAG ATAACGCAGCAGCATAAGGGCGTTAAAGTGAAGTATCTGGCTGAGTACTGTTTCTCCGGCACGTACATCCTCACCCTGCTGACAGAAGGATACAACTTCACCTCAGAGAGttattccaaaataaaattcatcAAAAAG ATTAAAGGCAGTGATGCCGGCTGGACGCTCGGCTACATGTTGAATCTGACCAATATGATTCCAGCTGAGGCTCCTGACTCTCCCCCTCTGCCCCACGCCGGCTACGTCTCCATAGTCACCGTCATCGCATTACTGCTTTTCATCCTCTCCATCCTCTTCATCCTCAGCCTGCGGTCTCTATGGCCCTGCTGCTCCAAACAGATCGTATAA
- the entpd1 gene encoding ectonucleoside triphosphate diphosphohydrolase 1 isoform X1 produces MPNSVLQSRSTRKTQTHTQTHTHTHTELYSNPLSGQGGENLSSSYHCATSLCPFSSCPSTSLPLSLCLTISLPLSPASGKFIEVDNREMKEKNHWQTPVTIIITVIGVIAIVALVTVAVLQNRPLPQKYKYGIVLDAGSSHTALYIYEWPAEKDNNTGRVEQTHSCKVKGPGISSYASAPWKAGESLRACMQEAEQWVPGKRHHETPLYLGATAGMRLLNMENSSASDKVFQAVGDALQKSPFSYEGARILSGQEEGAFGWVTVNYLDDRLKQGLETTGALDLGGASTQISFVSDNYDGSESPRNSVTFRLYGNDYNLYTHSFLCYGKDQALRMMLAHQTQAGPAAVLDPCFHPGFTETRNYLDLYDSPCVSDRKPQGAPADFNHTGKGNFSQCQEAVKNVFNFTDCKYSRCSFNGVFQPLLQGPYGAFSAYYFVMNFLNLTDTSVPLESVREKLTSYCATPWSQITQQHKGVKVKYLAEYCFSGTYILTLLTEGYNFTSESYSKIKFIKKIKGSDAGWTLGYMLNLTNMIPAEAPDSPPLPHAGYVSIVTVIALLLFILSILFILSLRSLWPCCSKQIV; encoded by the exons ATGCCAAACTCAGTGCTTCAGAGTCGCTCCaccagaaagacacaaacacacacacaaacacacacacacacacacacagagctctatTCTAATCCTCTGTCCGGCCAAGGCGGAGAAAACCTCTCCTCATCTTATCACTGTGCTACCTCCCTCTGTCCATTCTCTTCCTGTCCCTCtacctccctccccctctcgcTCTGCCTCActatctctctgcctctctcccctGCCAGTGGCAAGTTCATTGAAGTAGACAACAGAG AGATGAAAGAGAAGAACCACTGGCAAACGCCGGtgaccatcatcatcactgtgatTGGCGTCATAGCGATTGTTGCCCTGGTGACCGTAGCAGTTTTGCAGAACAGGCCCCTCCCTCAAAAATACAAG TATGGGATTGTTTTGGACGCCGGCTCCTCCCACACAGCTCTGTATATCTATGAGTGGCCAGCTGAGAAGGATAACAACACTGGAAGAGTTGAACAGACGCATTCCTGCAAAGTCAAAG GTCCAGGTATCTCCAGCTATGCGTCTGCTCCCTGGAAAGCAGGGGAGTCTCTGCGAGCATGCATGCAGGAGGCCGAGCAGTGGGTGCCCGGAAAAAGACATCACGAGACGCCTCTTTATCTGGGGGCTACTGCTGGAATGAGATTGCTGAA TATGGAGAACAGCTCGGCTTCAGACAAGGTCTTTCAGGCTGTGGGGGACGCCTTGCAAAAGTCCCCCTTTTCCTATGAGGGAGCAAGAATACTCAGCGGCCAGGAGGAGGGCGCTTTCGGCTGGGTCACCGTCAACTACTTGGATGACCGCCTCAAACAG GGCCTGGAAACCACAGGCGCCCTTGACCTTGGTGGGGCCTCCACTCAGATTAGCTTTGTTTCCGATAATTATGACGGTTCAGAGTCGCCAAGAAACTCGGTGACCTTCCGACTCTATGGAAATGACTATAACCTGTACACCCATAGCTTTTTATGTTACGGGAAAGACCAAGCCCTTCGAATGATGCTGGCACACCAGACTCAG GCAGGTCCAGCAGCAGTACTAGATCCCTGTTTCCACCCTGGTTTCACTGAGACAAGGAACTACTTAGACCTTTATGACAGCCCCTGCGTGTCAGACAGGAAACCCCAAGGAGCTCCTGCTGACTTCAATCACACAGGGAAAGGAAACTTCTCACAATGCCAGGAAGCCGTCAAAAATGTCTTCAACTTTACTGACTGCAAATACAGCCGGTGCTCTTTCAATGGGGTCTTCCAGCCACTTCTGCAGGGACCATATGGG GCATTCTCTGCTTACTACTTTGTGATGAACTTCCTAAACCTGACCGACACATCCGTCCCTCTGGAATCTGTCAGAGAAAAGCTAACAAGCTACTGCGCTACCCCTTGGAGTCAG ATAACGCAGCAGCATAAGGGCGTTAAAGTGAAGTATCTGGCTGAGTACTGTTTCTCCGGCACGTACATCCTCACCCTGCTGACAGAAGGATACAACTTCACCTCAGAGAGttattccaaaataaaattcatcAAAAAG ATTAAAGGCAGTGATGCCGGCTGGACGCTCGGCTACATGTTGAATCTGACCAATATGATTCCAGCTGAGGCTCCTGACTCTCCCCCTCTGCCCCACGCCGGCTACGTCTCCATAGTCACCGTCATCGCATTACTGCTTTTCATCCTCTCCATCCTCTTCATCCTCAGCCTGCGGTCTCTATGGCCCTGCTGCTCCAAACAGATCGTATAA